The genomic stretch TCAGGACTAAATAAACCGGCAATTCGCAATGCAGATGCTGGCGGATATCCTGCAGCCGCTGGCGCAATATCGTCAGCTGATGTTCGCGCTGGTGTTTGCTTGCCGTCAGTAATTCCGGCAAATCCAGAGAAAGAATAATGCCGTTAAGAGGCTGGCGGGGACGGTTCTGGCTTAACCATGACAACCAGTGTGACCAGAGTCTGTTGTAGACATTGGCTTCATCCAGACCGCTGGCGGGCTGGTCTATCAGCTTGCCATTAATATCAAAAATAATGGCATGTTCGCCAACGCGCGGGGAAATCTGCCACGTCGCGTTATTTTCTCCACGTACTTTTTCAGGAATATAGATCGTATCTGACGGATATCCTTCATGGAGTAATGTCGTTTTACCGCTGCCTGAAACGCCGATAACCATGTACCACGGAAGCTGATAAAGGTAATTACGTTTTGCCAGATGGCGTTGCAAACGCAGCAGCCAGCGATCCAGATGACGCTGTTGCTGATGAATTTCCAGACTCAGCGGATCTTTTTCATGCTGGCGTTGCTGTCGCTGCAGGGCTTCGAGATGCTGGAGTCGTTTGACAACCCGCCATGTCAGCCAGGCAAGCGCAATCAGCACCCAAACGGATGTTGCCAGCCAGCGATTTGCCTGTGGAGCCAGAGGGTGTTGCTCCCCCAGCGTCCAGGATGGGCCTTTCCACCAAATCCAAACTAATGAGAGCACCCATCCGATAATCAGTAAGATCATCGCAGAGATCTTCAATCTCGGCATTGCTGGTCTGAGTGTGGGTTTTAATGCCCGGAGAAAACCCGGTTTTGATATTTTGAACACGTTAAAACTCCTGTTTTACGTCACTGTTCCGTCGTGATTTTTACTTTTAATTGTTCAAGCAACGCAGGTTCCCAATCGGGCAACGTTATCTGGCGTGCAGTGTGATGAAGAGTTTTGTATTGCTGTTGGGCAGAAGCCTGCATACCGGCTTTTTCAAGGAGCTGGACGCCAAGAAATTGCTGGTAAAAAAGCTGGCGCGGCCCGGAAGATTGTTGCTGAAGTTGTTCGAGTCGCAGTAAGGCGGGAGTCAGTCCTTGCTCAGAAAAACACTGCCAGATGTTATTGGTTTCATCATCATGCGTTGCAGACACGCCCGAAATCGCTTTCGAGGTGTGATCTTCCTCAAGCCACTCATGGGTCTGTTCACACAAGAAAGGCGTGAGATCGGTGAACTGCAAATTTCTTAACGCAGGGATACGGCTGATAAAAAGATTCAGTTCGTCACGGATCGCAGCAGCCGTTTCTAAATACCCCAACTGAAAAGCGATGCGAGATGAAAGGCGGTGCCCGTCAAACCAGTACGGCGCCAGCAAGAGGCTTTTTTCAACCTGTTCCCAGAATTCGAGAGTGGCAGCGGGAAGCCGGGCCTGATAATCCGCCATCATATCGGCGGGGAATGCGGCCAGTGAGGTTCGACCGCTGTTTTCTGCCTGAGGGGCGGTGGCAATATTTTGCCAAAGTGCGTGGCGGCGCAGACGGTAACCTGTGGCACTTTGCGGATGACGTTCGCAAAGCACATCGGCAACTTTCAGCAGCGTCTGCCTCCAGGATTTATCATCATGCGTTTCGATGCTCACTGTCGCTGCGGGATGTTGATCTTGCGCCCGGTTGAACTCCCCTGTGTCACTCTTATCCTGAGCTGGAGAAGGTGCTGCCAGCCGGGCTGCGGCCTCCGCGGTGTGTTCTTGTATCCGGCGCTCATAAAGCGTGATGAGTGCATCAGCAGATTGCGAAAGTAACACGCTATCCTGCTGCTTCCAGACCTGTACAAGATGCGCAAGTTCGCTCAGCAAGGCATCACGCTGAGTGTGATCGGCGTCGTTGGCAAAACTGGCGGCTGCCGTCTCAAACCGTTTAAGCACTTGTTGTGCGAAACGATTTTTATGAACAGTTTTCTGCGGCCATGCCTGCAACCAAAACTGCCCGGTATACTTTGTCAGGAGCTGAAGCGCGAAAAGCAGTTCAGCCGCTTTTCCGCCATGTTGCAATGTGCGTAAAAGATGAACCATCAGCCGGAAATCTTTGCTTTCAGTCATCAGTAATTTCAATGCTTTCTGCTGAATTTCTACAATATCGAGCTGACCATGCGTCAGCGAACCCAGCTTGACCATTTCACTGTCAATGTATTCCCAGTCAGGATTGGTTTCGCTTACCGCCGAACGAATCTTTTCTTCCGGTAATGAAGCAAGTACCTGTCCGAACCATGCACCTGATGTCTGTGTGTCCATGAAAATTCCCTTTAGAAATCGGTATTACTCGTCCGCCCAGTGACAGGCCACTCTCATTGGCCCCAGCGCCTTATCCAGATCGCTGATATTGAAAGTCAGTGACGAGATCGCGGTAATTTTGTTTGCTGACGCCTTATGCGCTGACGTGTTAAATGTCACCGTCAGCGTTTTCGCACCGAAGAGTTGCTTAATCTCATCAATTCCGGGAAGCCCACGGCTGGACTCCAGCAGCGAATCGTTTTCACGCAGGAACCAGCGGGCATCAACGTGAATTTTTTCCGTGGTCATCACCATGTCTGGCTGGCTATCGAGCGGTTTGGGTAATGCGATCTGCATACGGGTGATATTGTCGATACAGCTGAATATCAGCACGGGGCGCGGGGGCAGACTCCCCAGCGCGGGCGTTGTGATCACCACCGACGGTCGGTCACCTTCGGTTATTCTTGTCAGAAATTGGGTTGAGTGATCGTCACGCTGCGCTTCCTGAGCAAATGCCCGCTGCCAGGCTTCGCCTTGTACTTTGGCCCTGACCAGTGCTCCGGAAAAATCCGGATACACCGGGGTTAATAACTGGTCATAGCAATCAAGACGCTCGAGCGATGCGGGCTCAGCCCGGCAAGAGGACATCGCTTTGAGCGTTGCTTCTGCCGGGCTGAGCTCAGGTTTTAACGTCTCAGAAAGTGCCTGACCTGAGGCCAAAGGCAGCAACAAGAAGACCAGTATTACTCCACGCATAACTCGCCTTCATTCCCGGTAAGCGTTTCCTGAATATCCGCCGTGAAACGATGTGCGGCGACGCCAATACTGACGCGGCTGATGGCAGAGCCGGCGGCGAGTTTTTGTAGCAATAACAGAGACAAAGGGGGCAATACTTCGCCGTCGATAACGGATTCCAGCATACGGGCGCCGTTTTCAGCGCGTGTAACCCGCAGCATAATTTCGTCACTGACTTCAGCATCGATTACCACGTCTGCGCCAAACCGCTGATTGAGCAGCGTCTCCAGCCTTCCCAGTTTTGCCGCAATAATCGTGATTAAGGTTTCGCTGGATAACGGCAGGAACGGGATGGTTTCCATGCGTGCCAGCAGGGCAGGTTTGAAGAAATCGGCCAGAATCGGATACAGCTCATCATGCAGTTGCTCCGGATGACCAGCATGTTCAACAATCACCTGATAACCCAGATTTGAGGTAAGGAAGAACACCACGTTTTTGCAGTCAATCAGACGGCCTTCACCGTCGGCCATTTCGCCTTTATCGAATGCCTGATAGAAAAGATTCAAGACATCGGGATGGGCTTTTTCAACTTCATCGAGAAGGACGACTGAATAAGGTTTTTGGCGGATGGCCTCCGTCAGAACGCCTCCTTCGCCGTAACCGACATAGCCCGGAGGCGAGCCAATCAGACGTGAGACGGTATGCTTTTCCTGAAATTCGGACATGTTAATCGTGGTGAGGTACTGGCGACCGCCGAACAGTAATTCAGCCAGTTGCAGCACGGTTTCAGTTTTGCCGACCCCGCTTGGGCCTGCCAGTAAAAACGCGCCTAACGGGCGGCCGGGTCGGCGCAAGTCGGCTCTTGCGGTCAGAAGATGTTTATGTAAATGCGCAATCGCCAGTGACTGACCTTTGATTTTTTCACCGAGCCAGACAGGAAGTTCGGTGATCAGCGCCATCTCGCTTTGCGATAAACGGTTAAGCGGTACGCCTGTCCATTCAGCAATAACGGCAGCGATTTGGTTTTTATCGACATGGGGTGATACCAGCGTTCGGGTCTGATGCAGGTCATCCAGTTCAGCCATTAGCACCGTCAGTTTTTCGTGTTTTTCCGGCATCACTTCGCTCTGCGATTCAGCATCCGTCATGCTTAAGAATTCGTGGCGCAGTGAGATTATCCGATGCACTAAATCGCGCTGATGCTTCCAGCCAATATCCAGTTCATTCAGCTGAATCTGGGTTTCTTCATGAAGCTGATGTAATTCATTCAGGCGCGTATTGTTCTGATGCAAACCTATGCGCTGTTCGCGTTCTAACTGACGAATTTCCGCTTCATATTGATGTCTGGACGTCGTGAGCGCAGAAATCTGCCGCGGAGGAGAGGAAAGGTTAATCGCCACCCGCGCGCACGCGGTGTCGAGCACATCAATGGCTTTATCCGGAAGCTGGCGGCCTGACAGATAACGTTCGCTGAGAGTTGCCGCTGCCTGTAACGCTTCATCGTCAATCAGCACACCATGGGATTCTTCATAGACGGAGGCCAGACCGCGCAGAATAATTGTGGCCTCTGCGGCAGTCGGTTCGGTGACCTTCACGGGCTGAAATCGTCTTGAAAGTGCCGCGTCTTTTTCGAAGTATTTTTTGTATTCGCTCCAGGTCGTTGCGGCTATGGTTTTCAGTTCGCCACGGGCGAGGGCAGGTTTAAGCAGGTTGGAAATGTCCAGGCCGCCCTGCTGATTGCCTGCGCCAATCAGTGTATGGGCTTCATCAATGAATA from Rahnella sikkimica encodes the following:
- the tssA gene encoding type VI secretion system protein TssA gives rise to the protein MDTQTSGAWFGQVLASLPEEKIRSAVSETNPDWEYIDSEMVKLGSLTHGQLDIVEIQQKALKLLMTESKDFRLMVHLLRTLQHGGKAAELLFALQLLTKYTGQFWLQAWPQKTVHKNRFAQQVLKRFETAAASFANDADHTQRDALLSELAHLVQVWKQQDSVLLSQSADALITLYERRIQEHTAEAAARLAAPSPAQDKSDTGEFNRAQDQHPAATVSIETHDDKSWRQTLLKVADVLCERHPQSATGYRLRRHALWQNIATAPQAENSGRTSLAAFPADMMADYQARLPAATLEFWEQVEKSLLLAPYWFDGHRLSSRIAFQLGYLETAAAIRDELNLFISRIPALRNLQFTDLTPFLCEQTHEWLEEDHTSKAISGVSATHDDETNNIWQCFSEQGLTPALLRLEQLQQQSSGPRQLFYQQFLGVQLLEKAGMQASAQQQYKTLHHTARQITLPDWEPALLEQLKVKITTEQ
- the tssH gene encoding type VI secretion system ATPase TssH; its protein translation is MIQIDLPVLVNRLNILSKQSLELAAAECVTRQAMEITVAQVLSQMLMSPRSDVRVIIEQTDIDIDELHDALGLAGEGRSHAADSYPSFSPLLVEWLKDAWLLASAEMQLSQLRGGILLLTLLHSPLRYVPADAAQLLTRINRDLLKLEFSSWTKNSAESVILHDEMPSHSLTSGEESLLARYSSNVTDDARNGKLDPVLCRDNEIDLMIDILCRRRKNNPIVVGEAGVGKSALIEGLALRMVAGQVPEKLQNTELVTLDLGALQAGASVKGEFEKRFKGIMTEIKQSATPVILFIDEAHTLIGAGNQQGGLDISNLLKPALARGELKTIAATTWSEYKKYFEKDAALSRRFQPVKVTEPTAAEATIILRGLASVYEESHGVLIDDEALQAAATLSERYLSGRQLPDKAIDVLDTACARVAINLSSPPRQISALTTSRHQYEAEIRQLEREQRIGLHQNNTRLNELHQLHEETQIQLNELDIGWKHQRDLVHRIISLRHEFLSMTDAESQSEVMPEKHEKLTVLMAELDDLHQTRTLVSPHVDKNQIAAVIAEWTGVPLNRLSQSEMALITELPVWLGEKIKGQSLAIAHLHKHLLTARADLRRPGRPLGAFLLAGPSGVGKTETVLQLAELLFGGRQYLTTINMSEFQEKHTVSRLIGSPPGYVGYGEGGVLTEAIRQKPYSVVLLDEVEKAHPDVLNLFYQAFDKGEMADGEGRLIDCKNVVFFLTSNLGYQVIVEHAGHPEQLHDELYPILADFFKPALLARMETIPFLPLSSETLITIIAAKLGRLETLLNQRFGADVVIDAEVSDEIMLRVTRAENGARMLESVIDGEVLPPLSLLLLQKLAAGSAISRVSIGVAAHRFTADIQETLTGNEGELCVE
- the vasI gene encoding type VI secretion system-associated protein VasI — its product is MRGVILVFLLLPLASGQALSETLKPELSPAEATLKAMSSCRAEPASLERLDCYDQLLTPVYPDFSGALVRAKVQGEAWQRAFAQEAQRDDHSTQFLTRITEGDRPSVVITTPALGSLPPRPVLIFSCIDNITRMQIALPKPLDSQPDMVMTTEKIHVDARWFLRENDSLLESSRGLPGIDEIKQLFGAKTLTVTFNTSAHKASANKITAISSLTFNISDLDKALGPMRVACHWADE